The genomic stretch AAGCACTTTGTTGATTTCGACTTTGTTCAGTAATTCTTCGCCTTTCTGCGCAATGAAACCTGACACCGCAGCATCGTCAATTTTTTGTAGAATATTGTTGATGATTTTTGTGATTTCGGTAAGCAACATTTTGCGGTTCTTTTCTTTCTCTAACCAGTCCGCTGCATAGCCGGAAACCTGAATTTTACTGATATACGGACGAATGGTTTGCGGGCTGAGAAAATTTTCCACTACAAATTTTCCAAGATTATCGCCGATACTTTTTTTCCTTTCTTCAATCAGATTGGTATGTGGAATTTTCAATCCCAGCGGATGATGAAACAACGCCGTAACGGCAAACCAATCTGCCAGAGCGCCCACCATTGCAGCTTCGGAAAACGCTTTTACATAACCGAGCCATGATACTGAATTTTTTCGCAATAATATTTCTGAAGTGATATAAATCAACGCCATTACCACAAAAAATGTAGTGGCGATGACTTTATGTTTTTTGAGTTGCACGGATTTGTAATCTGTTGTTGTGTTCATACGTGCCAAAGATAATGAAGCCTGATGATTTATGTATTTGCAGAATACTTATTAGAACGGGTGGGATTCATGAAATTAACTCTTTAAATGTTTCAAGAGAAATAACGTTTTAACAGCAGGAAAATTAAGAGATTTCAACAAATTAAATCCTCTCTTGTGTGAGCATATAGGTTGCATTTGAGGCAATGTAACCATCGGCAAATTTATTATCATCTTTATCTTTTAGCAAATTCTATTTATAATAAACGTGTGTGTAATGCACATTAGGCAATTTCGAACGAGGCGCGAGTAAGAAATCTCCATATGGTATTTCGATTTATAAAATTTAAATGGGCTCTAAATCTCAAAAAAATTCCCGAATTCGTAAGTGGATATTCCGCATTTCGTAAATCGTTGTATAGTGTTGGAGGTATTTTTGCGCCCTAAAAATGAAAATAAATGGGAAAATTAACGACACTACTTCTTTTTTTGATTTCATGTATTTCACTGAATGCCCAAACGGGATTCTTAAAAGGTAAGGCTTTATCAAAAGACCACAAGGCAGCTGTAGGGGTAACTGCTAATTTAGCGGAAACTCCTTTTACTGCAATGACTGATAATGAAGGTGTGTTTGTTATAAAAGCTCCCGCAGGTAGCTATAAATTACTTGTTAGCCAAGTAGGAACAAGAGTAAAAGAGATAAACGTAAATATTCCTGACGGAGATACTGCTTTTATTCCGGATATTATTATGGAAGAAACAGCGCATAGCCTTTCTGAAGTAAATGTAATAGGCAGCAAAAACCCGTTTGGCGATAAACAATCTTCTTATGTTGCACGTATGCCGTTGAGTAATATGGAGAATCCCCAAACCTATACATTAATACCTCAGACTTTGCTTGCTCAGCAAATTGTTACGAATTATCAAGATGTCTTCAAAAATATATCCGGTTCAGGTGTCGCATCTACAGCTACCAATGGAAGGGTTACTATGACCTCAAGAGGATTTAAGGTTTGGAGCGTAGTCACAGACGGTGTATCGGGCTATACTATGACAGATATAGACCCGGCAAATATAGAGCGGGTAGAAGTTATAAAAGGACCTGCCGGTGTATTATTTGGTGGAGGCGCAGGTGGAGGTGTTACTTCTTTCGGTGGTATTACAAATATTGTTACTAAAAGACCTTATAATTCTTTTGGCGGAAATATAAGCTATACTGCAGGAAGCTACGGTCTCAACAGGCTTACCTTTGATGTGAATACTCCTCTAAATGCAGACCGAACTGTGCTTTTCCGTATGAATGCTGCAAGAAACGATGATAAGTCATCGCAAGATGCAGGTTTTACTAAAAGTACGTTTTTGGCTCCCTCTTTGTATTATCAGGTAAACAGCAGAGTATCCTTGAATGTGGATGCCGAGTTCTATGACAGAAACGCCACAAGCCCTTATTGGTTTACACCATATAAGAAAACGGCTTTCAAAGACGCTCGGGATTTGCCTTTAAATTATAACCTGTCTTTTACCAATAATGATGTATTCTATCATGCGCAACAACTGAATGTTCGTGCTCAGATTAATACGGTCATCAAAAAAAATTGGCGTTCACAAACTTCTTTTGTACGTACGACCAATGATATTAGTGGACCGCAGCAATCGCTTGTCGGTATTACGGACTCTACTTTGACAAGACAAATCAATGCGGGCCCTTTAAATTATAATACGCTTCAGATACAACAGAATTTTACCGGAGACTGGCATATCGGTTCCATGCGAAACAGGTTAGTATTAGGGTTGGACTATTTTGATTATGCTACTAATTCCAATGCTGCTACAATTACTGTGGATACGGTAAACTTTTTAAACCCCGGAAGCAATTACGGTAATTTTAATATGGCTCTCGTAAATCAAAAACTGGCAACGGCAACATATAAAATGTCCAATGCATCGCAAAAATCATACAGTGCCTATTTCTCTGATGTTTTAAATATTACTGAGAGATTGGATGTTATGGCTGCGCTTCGTGTGGACAGGTTTCAGGATGAGGGAACCAAAAATGTGACTACAGGCGCCGTTGACGGAAAATACGGGCAAACGGCATTGTCTCCTAAATTCGGTCTTGTCTATCAACCTTTGCTGAATAAAATATCATTGTTTGCCAATTATATGAACGGCTTTAATAATGTCGGTGGAGTTGATTATGAAGGAAAGACGTTTAAGCCGGAATCGGGCAACCAATGGGAAAGTGGTGCTAAATTCAATTTGATACACGGGCTTCTTGTGAGTACAATCAGCTATTATCATATAAAAGTATATAATGTCCTAAGAACTGATTTGGAACATAACGGTTATCATATTCAAGACGGTACACAATTGAGCCGAGGCGTGGAATTTGAGTTGAACGCCAATCCGCTTCGCGGGTGGAATCTGTTAGCCGGCTATGCTTATAACCACAGCGAATATTTGAAAGCCGATGAAGGATTGACAGGTACGCGACCAGACGGTTCGGGTCCGGTGCATACAGCCAACCTTTGGACAAGCTATACGATTCATGGCGGTATTACAGACGGTTTGGGCTTTGGTTTTGGCGGTGTGTATGGAAGTGACTTGGAAAATCTGAAACATCTTACAGGGTTTAAAGTCCCATCTTATACAATAGTTGATGCCACGATATTCTACGACCGTCCGGTTTACCGCATTGGTATCAAAGTGAATAACTTGGGAAATCAGCAGTATTGGAACAATAGGCTTCAATTGCAGCCAATGAGGAATGTGGCTGTTAATCTTACATTGCATATATAGTTGCAAATACACATACCAACAGAAAAATGTATCATGCTATTTAAGAATGTCCTTTCGTCAATTTGATTATAGATTATTAAAAAATAAAAATATGAAAACAACAGCCGTATTTAAAAATTTGCTTCTTTTAACCGTTTTGGTTTGCTTGTTTCAAGGTGCATCCGCTCATTATTTATGGATTGAGTTGCCTTCAGCCGGGCTGAAACAAAATGTGGCGGCAGATATAAAAATATATTTTGGTCAGCTTGATGAAGGAAGACGGGAGACGAAAGGGCAGCGCTTAGATGAAGTTAAACACGTACAATTATATGTAGTCTGTCCGGATGGTAAAAAAGAACAATTATCATTAACAGAAGAAGATAGTTTTTATTTGGCACGCTTTACACCGCAACAGACAGGACGTTATGCATTTTGCGCCGCAGATACTTTGGAAAATGTTGCTGATTGGAGAAAATATAATATAGGAATTGTTCGCTTAGGCTTTTTTTCTACGGCATTTGCAGCAGTAGGAAAAATTTCGTCGGATATATCAACCGGCAATTATAATGATTTATGTTTTGTAGAAAAAACAAAAGGCTGGAACAACCAACAGCCTGTTTACCAATTGTTTTTTAAGGGTAAAGTTCTTAAAAATACAAAAGTGAATATATCTGCTGAAAATGAATGGACACGGAGTATTAAGACTGATGCTAACGGTAAATTCTCTTTTGTTCCGTTATGGACGGGACATTATGTAATAGATTTTATTTACACAGACAAAACACTAGGAACATATCAGGGAAAAAGTTTTGAAGCGGTTCGTAGCAGGGCTACAATACATTATTTCAAAGCGGAATATAAAGATAAATCGTGATGTATTTGTAAGATAATTGATAGAATCAGGTACGAGATTTTTCCCCTTAATTGAGAATTATCATTTCTGATGTTTCCAACGGATTATGATGATTTGTAATTTGGTTAAAATGCTTGCACTTATCTCAAAGGAGGATTGAGATAAATATGTTACAAATGCAATAAAATAGGCAAGGTGGATAATATTACGTTTAAAAGAAACTGTATTTTCATTAACGGCTAAAGAAATCTTTTTCATCCTGCGTTTGCTGAATGCCATAAATATTTTCCCAAAATGGTGTTGTGTAATTTTTGCCTAATGATTGCAAAGTTTCGTACCAATGATATGTTTTTTTGTCTTTTGATTTTGGAATTTCTTTATTGGATATCTGTGTATTTGTTACAATAATTGCTTCATCTGCCTGATATTCAAAAGGCTTGAAAGACGTTAAAAACCGAGAAGTCTCATTTTTAATTTGGGTTACATATACTGAATTTAAAAGCAAGTTATCGTCCTTTTTTTCATACTTGAAAATTTCTTCATTGTTTATCCAATATTGTTTATTTGCTAAATTACTTGCAGCCGGTTTTCCTATCTGTGAAGGCAAAAGTTTTAATTGTATTTCCCTGATAAGAGAGTCTTTTTTATTAACAAACCAAGTCATTAAATTTTGCGTTCGCGATGTTTGTTTGCCAATCGGTTGAAATGATATTTTCAATAAACTGTCAGAACTATTGATTATACGAATACGATAATTTTTTGCTATATCCGGTTTTTTATCATTTATGAAAACATAGTATTTAAACAAGGCAGAATAAGAAAAATCCCTGTCTATATGTTCAAATACTTTTAGCTTGCCTACAACTTTTTCGTCTGTGCTGTCAATTTTTTTCAGGCTTCGCGATGCCGATAAATAGGTGTTGTTTTTATTAAGATTAAAATCCGTTTCTACAAGCGCATCGGAATAATATTTTATTTTCCCGCCGATTTTTATAAAGTCTTTGAAATAATAATTGTAGGTGCAATATGGCGGCAACGCTTGTTTTGTTTTAGCAATAATTCTCCTGACTAATTCATATTTATCTTCATTAGAAATAACTACATCCTGCAAATTGTGTGAAGATTGATTAATGAAAATAGTATCATTTTTTATCAATGATGAAGCAAGAATTTCCTTGGTATCATAACCGATATATTCAACAGAAAGCTTATCGTTGGAAGAAGTTGTATTTAATTCAAAATAGCCTTTTCCATTGGTAATAGTTGCTTTATTGGTCGAAATATTGCGAACTGTCGCGGCAACGAGTGTTTCGCCGTTTTTGTTGTAAACATAGCTGGAAATTTGTTGGGCGAAAATTTTGATACAAAAGAACGAGAAAATTGCCACAAATAAAGATTTCTTCATGTAAACTGGTTTTACCAAAATTATTCTCAAATGTAATAATTTGAGATAATAAAAAAACGCCGTCAATATTTTACTGACGACGTTTTCAAACATACATTTTACTAAAAAACTATCCTTTCAATTTCTTTTTCAAGCTCTTTGGAATTGCCTTTTTATTTACCAAAATAGATGTGGTTTTGTATTGAACATACGCTTTTGATACATACAAAAATCCTTTGTACTGATTGGTTTCGCCCCAGGAATTTTTTACGATGTAAAATTCTTTTCCGTCCTGGTCTTTTGCCAAACCTACGATGTGCATTCCGTGGTCGTCGGTTGTAGTTAAATTGTCCAATCCGGCTTGACGAACTTCGGGCGTAATAGTCATTTCATCTCTACTGCCGTTGAAGATGGCTGCTTTCTCGTCGCGGGTTAATCTTTTGCCTTCGAGCGACGATGCATTTGCCGGAACGAAAGCCACACCAAACGGTGCCCAATTGAAATATGGTTCAGATACATCGGCGCCCCACGCAACCGTATAGCCTTTTTTCAAAGCATTGTCAATGACATCTGTCAAATCGGTAGGCGTTACATTGTAATCGTATACAAATGCCCAATCGTCTGAACACTCCATCAATGCTTTTTTGTAATAAGGAGCGGTGGTTTCAGAGATAAACTCTTCATAATTATCAGGGTCAAGACCTACGACTTCCTTTGCAAAGGTTTGCGGTGTGTAAGACTTGCCTTCATAAGTAAATGTTTTTGGAACGGCGCCGAGACTGTCGTCCAGCACTTTTTGGAATTGGGCTTTCCATGCTGCCGGGTCAATAGCTCCGTGAGCCTTTGAAACAGAATCAATAATGCCTTTCAACAACTTTTGCATTCCATCAAAGTGGTTGATTTTTTTACCGTTTACCAAACCGGAATAATTGGCTTCGGGAATGGTGCCGTATTTTGCGTACATATTAATTACGTCATGCGGTTCGCCGCCGTCGCCCCAACCGATAGCGCCTTGAAAACGCACATACCTGTCAGCCTTGTCCGTATATTGATTGCGTGCAGTATAGATAGGCGAAAGGGGCAACGGCTTTTTGCCGGCTTTGATCATTTCTGATTCGAGAAATGAATTGGTGGAATAGCTCCAGCAAGTTCCCGATGAACCTTGGTTTTCAATCGGAGTTGTGGAAAGGTCAATTACATTGGTAAAGTGAAATCCTTGCTTAGTATTGTCGCCTGCAGTTTCGCTTGCTTTTTTAACTAAATTGTCTTGTGCATTCGCAACGCTTAAAATTGCCGTAAGCGCAAATGCAGAAAGAAAAATTTTCTTCATTTTTTATTTTTTGATTAAAACAGTTTAATGACAAGTCCAAAGATATGTGTTCGACTTTAATTTTTAGAACGAATTTGATAAACGGCAAATATTTATTTTGATTTTATGTGTTTGTTTAGCTCATCGAAGCTCAGGTCAAGGATTTTGTATTCGTTGTTGGGATTGTTAATGGAAAAATGCCACCATTCCGTTGAAAGCTGCGTGAAACCATATTTGTTCATTACGTCTTTCAGCAATTTTCGGTTGTGTAAAACATTGTCGGGAAGATTCATAAAATCGCTGTGTGCCGTATCGGTAAAATTGTCAAAACCTGTGGGCATCTGTAATGGTTTCCCGTCTTGTAAATTATATAAAGTAATGTCCACGGCAACGCCTTTGTTGTGCCCGCTTCCAAATTTAGGATCGGCGGCATAACGTGCATCCGGAACCACTTGCCACATTTTTTCAGTTATGGAATAAGGTCGGTAGCCATCGAATAATAAAATGCCAAAGCCTTGTGTTTTTAAGTCTTTCGCGGCTTGTGCCAATGCTTTTGCTGTTGCCAGCAGCGCGTAGGGCTTTGGATTTTTATACAAAATTGTGTGTGTGAAATTGTGTTTGGTTGCATACACAAAATCCGTTTTCAAATGCGGAACATAATCTGTAAGCAACACTAATTGCTCATTCGGATTGTTATCAATTGCTTTTTGATAAGTGTGAACATCATTGATAATCTCTAACCCGTATTTATTTTTTGTGTATGTTTGAGCGTTGAGCCGAACATTTGTGCCGCACGAAAAAACAAAAATCAATAACGGTAGAAAAACACTTTTTTTGTCCATGCCATAAAGATAAAAATTATTGATACAATGAATTGTAAACTTTTTTTATTGCTTGTTATATTGTTTTCTGTACAAATAGTTTTTGCACAGAAGAAGCCGACAAATGTAAAGATTATTCATACCGACAGCAGCAAGATTGTTTACGGCAGAGCATCGTTTTACAGCAAAAGCCTGGAAGGAACAAGAACGGCAATGGGCGGAAGATATCATCACGAAAAAATGACGGCGGCGAGTAATTTTTTCAAGCTTGGAACCTGGGTGCGCGTTACAAGAATAGCAACAGGAAAATCGGTAATTGTATATATTAATGACAGAACGCATCCGTCAATGGCGAAAAGAGGAAGAGTCGTCGATTTGTCAAGAGCCGCAGCCATTGCGTTAAAAATTATCAGCGCCGGTGTTGTAAAAGTGAAGGTGGAAAGTGTGGATGAAGGAACGGTGGAATAATCATTATCTTTTGTATTTTTGTTTAAATGTTTACAAATGATACACGAAAAAAACTTGAGAATATCATTAACGGAATTGTCATTAAAGAACAAAAAGATACTTGCACAACAATCAGAAATCTCTTATGCGCAAGCTTTGAAACAAGTAAAACTGTTAAAAGAGACTTCGAAAGTAAAGCCATCGATAAAGAAAAGTGTATAGCATATTCATAGGCTGAAACACTTGCTAATTTTCCCGCAAATAACCAATAACATCTTCATTTCCTTTAGCAACTCCTTATTTTTGCACGGACTTTAATAACGTACAAATGAAATCCATAGCAGTTTCTTTATTCATTTTATTAGCGGCTTCATGCCAAAATGCAAACAAGCAATCTTCGTCAAATACAGACAGTACAAGTGTTCCGGCGAACGACCCGGCTGCAATTAATTATAGCGTGATTAATATGTATCCGCACGATTCTTCGGCTTTTACCGAAGGTTTTTTTCTGAGAGACGGAAAAATTTACGAAAGTACAGGCTTGAAAGGACACAGCGAAATATTGATTTACGATTTGGCTTCCGGCAGGGTGGATAAGAAAATAGCAATCCCGTCGCAGTACTTCGGCGAAGGAATTAATATCATCAATAACCAATTGTTTCAACTAACGTGGACTTCGCACAAAGTATTTGTGTACGACTTGCCAAACCTGAATAAAGTGAAAGAACTCAATTGGCCTTACGAAGGCTGGGGCATGACGAACGATGGAAAAAATCTCATCATCAGTACCGGCAGCAGCAATTTGTATTATGTGAATCCTGCGGATTTCAGCATTGTGAAAACCGTGAACGTTACAGGACAATACGGACCTTTATCAAACATCAACGAGTTGGAATATGTTGATGGATTTATCTATGCCAATGTTTGGCAGACCGATAATATTGTGAAGATTAACCCGAACAGCGGAAAGGTTGTAGGACAGATGGATTTGACCAACATTCGCCAGAAAAACGGCGTGCCTGCAACCGGCGATGTATTAAACGGAATTGCGTATGATTCCACAAAAAATACGTTGTTGATTACAGGAAAAGACTGGACAA from Arachidicoccus sp. BS20 encodes the following:
- a CDS encoding septal ring lytic transglycosylase RlpA family protein, which encodes MNCKLFLLLVILFSVQIVFAQKKPTNVKIIHTDSSKIVYGRASFYSKSLEGTRTAMGGRYHHEKMTAASNFFKLGTWVRVTRIATGKSVIVYINDRTHPSMAKRGRVVDLSRAAAIALKIISAGVVKVKVESVDEGTVE
- a CDS encoding carboxypeptidase-like regulatory domain-containing protein — encoded protein: MKKSLFVAIFSFFCIKIFAQQISSYVYNKNGETLVAATVRNISTNKATITNGKGYFELNTTSSNDKLSVEYIGYDTKEILASSLIKNDTIFINQSSHNLQDVVISNEDKYELVRRIIAKTKQALPPYCTYNYYFKDFIKIGGKIKYYSDALVETDFNLNKNNTYLSASRSLKKIDSTDEKVVGKLKVFEHIDRDFSYSALFKYYVFINDKKPDIAKNYRIRIINSSDSLLKISFQPIGKQTSRTQNLMTWFVNKKDSLIREIQLKLLPSQIGKPAASNLANKQYWINNEEIFKYEKKDDNLLLNSVYVTQIKNETSRFLTSFKPFEYQADEAIIVTNTQISNKEIPKSKDKKTYHWYETLQSLGKNYTTPFWENIYGIQQTQDEKDFFSR
- a CDS encoding C1 family peptidase, which encodes MKKIFLSAFALTAILSVANAQDNLVKKASETAGDNTKQGFHFTNVIDLSTTPIENQGSSGTCWSYSTNSFLESEMIKAGKKPLPLSPIYTARNQYTDKADRYVRFQGAIGWGDGGEPHDVINMYAKYGTIPEANYSGLVNGKKINHFDGMQKLLKGIIDSVSKAHGAIDPAAWKAQFQKVLDDSLGAVPKTFTYEGKSYTPQTFAKEVVGLDPDNYEEFISETTAPYYKKALMECSDDWAFVYDYNVTPTDLTDVIDNALKKGYTVAWGADVSEPYFNWAPFGVAFVPANASSLEGKRLTRDEKAAIFNGSRDEMTITPEVRQAGLDNLTTTDDHGMHIVGLAKDQDGKEFYIVKNSWGETNQYKGFLYVSKAYVQYKTTSILVNKKAIPKSLKKKLKG
- a CDS encoding TonB-dependent siderophore receptor, coding for MGKLTTLLLFLISCISLNAQTGFLKGKALSKDHKAAVGVTANLAETPFTAMTDNEGVFVIKAPAGSYKLLVSQVGTRVKEINVNIPDGDTAFIPDIIMEETAHSLSEVNVIGSKNPFGDKQSSYVARMPLSNMENPQTYTLIPQTLLAQQIVTNYQDVFKNISGSGVASTATNGRVTMTSRGFKVWSVVTDGVSGYTMTDIDPANIERVEVIKGPAGVLFGGGAGGGVTSFGGITNIVTKRPYNSFGGNISYTAGSYGLNRLTFDVNTPLNADRTVLFRMNAARNDDKSSQDAGFTKSTFLAPSLYYQVNSRVSLNVDAEFYDRNATSPYWFTPYKKTAFKDARDLPLNYNLSFTNNDVFYHAQQLNVRAQINTVIKKNWRSQTSFVRTTNDISGPQQSLVGITDSTLTRQINAGPLNYNTLQIQQNFTGDWHIGSMRNRLVLGLDYFDYATNSNAATITVDTVNFLNPGSNYGNFNMALVNQKLATATYKMSNASQKSYSAYFSDVLNITERLDVMAALRVDRFQDEGTKNVTTGAVDGKYGQTALSPKFGLVYQPLLNKISLFANYMNGFNNVGGVDYEGKTFKPESGNQWESGAKFNLIHGLLVSTISYYHIKVYNVLRTDLEHNGYHIQDGTQLSRGVEFELNANPLRGWNLLAGYAYNHSEYLKADEGLTGTRPDGSGPVHTANLWTSYTIHGGITDGLGFGFGGVYGSDLENLKHLTGFKVPSYTIVDATIFYDRPVYRIGIKVNNLGNQQYWNNRLQLQPMRNVAVNLTLHI
- a CDS encoding DUF4198 domain-containing protein gives rise to the protein MKTTAVFKNLLLLTVLVCLFQGASAHYLWIELPSAGLKQNVAADIKIYFGQLDEGRRETKGQRLDEVKHVQLYVVCPDGKKEQLSLTEEDSFYLARFTPQQTGRYAFCAADTLENVADWRKYNIGIVRLGFFSTAFAAVGKISSDISTGNYNDLCFVEKTKGWNNQQPVYQLFFKGKVLKNTKVNISAENEWTRSIKTDANGKFSFVPLWTGHYVIDFIYTDKTLGTYQGKSFEAVRSRATIHYFKAEYKDKS
- a CDS encoding glutaminyl-peptide cyclotransferase, producing the protein MKSIAVSLFILLAASCQNANKQSSSNTDSTSVPANDPAAINYSVINMYPHDSSAFTEGFFLRDGKIYESTGLKGHSEILIYDLASGRVDKKIAIPSQYFGEGINIINNQLFQLTWTSHKVFVYDLPNLNKVKELNWPYEGWGMTNDGKNLIISTGSSNLYYVNPADFSIVKTVNVTGQYGPLSNINELEYVDGFIYANVWQTDNIVKINPNSGKVVGQMDLTNIRQKNGVPATGDVLNGIAYDSTKNTLLITGKDWTKIFELKLN
- a CDS encoding M15 family metallopeptidase translates to MDKKSVFLPLLIFVFSCGTNVRLNAQTYTKNKYGLEIINDVHTYQKAIDNNPNEQLVLLTDYVPHLKTDFVYATKHNFTHTILYKNPKPYALLATAKALAQAAKDLKTQGFGILLFDGYRPYSITEKMWQVVPDARYAADPKFGSGHNKGVAVDITLYNLQDGKPLQMPTGFDNFTDTAHSDFMNLPDNVLHNRKLLKDVMNKYGFTQLSTEWWHFSINNPNNEYKILDLSFDELNKHIKSK